The following proteins are co-located in the Conyzicola lurida genome:
- a CDS encoding succinate dehydrogenase hydrophobic membrane anchor subunit: MTTIDAPRSGSGRPRRGINWEKYGWIYMRASGVVLLVLIFGHLFVNLVAGEGVKAIDFAFVAGKLADPFWIIWDTLLLWLALIHGANGMRTIVNDYANNPTVRRVLLGAIFASTAVLLLLGTLVIYTFDPCPANATADLLPSFCPVP; this comes from the coding sequence ATGACGACCATCGACGCGCCCCGCTCGGGTTCCGGCCGCCCGCGCCGCGGCATCAACTGGGAGAAGTACGGCTGGATCTACATGCGCGCCAGCGGCGTCGTGCTGCTCGTGCTGATCTTCGGCCACCTCTTCGTCAACCTCGTCGCCGGCGAGGGCGTCAAGGCCATCGACTTCGCCTTCGTGGCCGGCAAGCTCGCCGACCCGTTCTGGATTATCTGGGACACGCTGCTGCTCTGGCTCGCGTTGATCCACGGCGCGAACGGCATGCGCACGATCGTCAACGACTACGCGAACAACCCCACCGTGCGCCGCGTGCTGCTCGGGGCGATCTTCGCCTCGACCGCCGTGCTGCTCCTGCTGGGCACGCTCGTGATCTATACCTTCGACCCGTGCCCGGCGAACGCCACGGCCGACCTGCTCCCGAGCTTCTGCCCCGTCCCGTAA
- the sdhC gene encoding succinate dehydrogenase, cytochrome b556 subunit, which produces MPQESAGTLAKKRAVPTIKSPRRPAGTLYRGREGMWSWVLHRITGVAIYFFLLVHILDTSLVRVSPEAYNAVINTYKTPIMGLGEIALVAAIGLHALNGLRIILIDFWGWGTKHQKLMFYIVIGLWVVLLIGFIPRQLMHVFGG; this is translated from the coding sequence GTGCCACAGGAATCGGCGGGAACCCTGGCGAAAAAGCGCGCGGTCCCCACCATCAAGTCTCCGAGACGGCCGGCGGGCACTCTGTACCGCGGTCGCGAAGGCATGTGGTCGTGGGTGCTGCACCGCATCACCGGGGTCGCTATCTACTTCTTTCTTCTCGTGCACATTCTCGACACGAGTCTCGTGCGGGTGAGTCCCGAGGCGTACAACGCGGTGATCAACACCTACAAGACGCCCATCATGGGCCTCGGTGAGATCGCCCTCGTCGCCGCGATCGGTCTGCACGCCCTCAACGGGCTGCGCATCATCCTGATCGACTTCTGGGGTTGGGGAACCAAGCACCAGAAGCTGATGTTCTACATCGTAATCGGGCTCTGGGTCGTCCTGCTCATCGGGTTCATCCCCCGCCAGCTCATGCACGTCTTCGGAGGTTGA
- the sdhA gene encoding succinate dehydrogenase flavoprotein subunit: MSDAAFNKYADGAIVDGVHYHQHDIVIVGAGGAGMRAAIEAGPHANTAVISKLYPTRSHTGAAQGGMAAALANVEEDNWEWHTFDTVKGGDYLVDQDAAEILAKEAIEAVFDLENMGLPFNRTPDGKIDQRRFGGHTADHGKTPVRRACYAADRTGHMILQTLYQNCVRLGINFFNEFYVLDLVMTNVDGVDQPSGVVAYELSTGELHVFQGKAIIFATGGFGKIYKTTSNAHTLTGDGVGIIWRKGLPLEDMEFFQFHPTGLAGLGILLSEAARGEGAILRNSEGERFMERYAPTIKDLAPRDIVARCMATEIREGRGGGPNKDYVYLDITHLSKEVIDAKLPDITEFARTYLGVEPYTEPVPVLPTAHYAMGGIPTNVAAEVLRDNTTVVPGLYAAGECACVSVHGSNRLGTNSLLDINVFGKRAGNNAVAYAKTVEFTPLPEDPARDIRVMLETLSNSNGTERIAAIRKELQDSMDRNAQVFRTAETLIEVTHVIEGLRERYKNIAVQDKGKRFNTDLLEAVELGFLLDLAEVVVYSALSREESRGGHFREDFPTRDDANWLVHTMAYLTGDAHSADAGDHIKLDTKPVVITRYQPMERKY, encoded by the coding sequence ATGTCAGACGCAGCCTTCAACAAGTACGCCGACGGTGCCATCGTCGACGGTGTCCACTACCACCAGCACGACATCGTGATCGTGGGTGCCGGCGGTGCCGGCATGCGCGCCGCGATCGAGGCCGGCCCGCACGCGAACACCGCCGTCATCTCGAAGCTCTACCCCACGCGCTCCCACACGGGTGCGGCGCAGGGCGGCATGGCCGCCGCGCTCGCCAACGTGGAGGAGGACAACTGGGAGTGGCACACCTTCGACACCGTCAAGGGCGGCGACTACCTGGTCGACCAGGATGCCGCCGAGATCCTGGCGAAGGAAGCCATCGAGGCGGTCTTCGACCTCGAGAACATGGGACTGCCGTTCAACCGCACGCCCGACGGCAAGATCGACCAGCGCCGATTCGGCGGCCACACCGCCGACCACGGCAAGACCCCCGTGCGCCGCGCCTGCTACGCCGCCGACCGCACCGGCCACATGATCCTCCAGACGCTGTACCAGAACTGCGTGCGTCTCGGCATCAACTTCTTCAACGAGTTCTACGTGCTCGACCTCGTCATGACCAACGTCGACGGCGTCGACCAGCCGTCGGGCGTCGTCGCCTACGAGCTCTCGACCGGCGAGCTGCACGTCTTCCAGGGCAAGGCGATCATCTTCGCCACCGGCGGTTTCGGCAAGATCTACAAGACCACCTCGAACGCCCACACCCTCACGGGCGACGGCGTCGGCATCATCTGGCGCAAGGGCCTGCCGCTCGAGGACATGGAGTTCTTCCAGTTCCACCCGACCGGCCTCGCCGGGCTCGGCATCCTGCTCTCCGAAGCCGCCCGGGGCGAGGGCGCCATTCTGCGTAACAGCGAGGGCGAGCGCTTTATGGAGCGCTACGCCCCCACGATCAAGGACCTCGCGCCGCGCGACATCGTCGCCCGCTGCATGGCGACCGAGATCCGCGAGGGGCGCGGCGGCGGTCCGAACAAGGACTACGTCTACCTCGACATCACCCATCTCTCCAAAGAGGTGATCGACGCGAAGCTGCCCGACATCACCGAGTTCGCCCGCACCTACCTCGGTGTCGAGCCGTACACCGAGCCGGTGCCCGTGCTGCCGACCGCGCACTACGCGATGGGCGGCATCCCGACCAACGTCGCCGCCGAGGTGCTGCGCGACAACACCACGGTCGTTCCGGGTCTCTACGCCGCGGGCGAGTGCGCCTGCGTCTCGGTGCACGGCTCCAACCGCCTCGGGACCAACTCGCTGCTCGACATCAACGTGTTCGGCAAGCGGGCGGGCAACAACGCGGTGGCGTACGCCAAGACGGTCGAGTTCACTCCTCTTCCCGAGGACCCCGCGCGCGACATCCGGGTCATGCTCGAGACCCTGAGCAACTCGAACGGGACCGAGCGTATTGCCGCGATCCGCAAGGAGCTGCAGGACTCGATGGACCGGAACGCGCAGGTGTTCCGCACCGCCGAGACGCTCATCGAAGTCACCCACGTGATCGAGGGACTTCGTGAGCGCTACAAGAACATCGCCGTGCAGGACAAGGGCAAGCGGTTCAACACCGACCTGCTCGAAGCGGTCGAGCTCGGATTCCTGCTCGACCTGGCCGAGGTCGTCGTCTACTCGGCGCTGTCGCGCGAGGAGAGCCGCGGCGGCCACTTCCGCGAGGACTTCCCGACCCGCGACGACGCCAACTGGCTCGTGCACACCATGGCCTACCTGACCGGCGACGCGCACTCCGCGGACGCCGGCGACCACATCAAGCTCGACACCAAGCCCGTCGTCATCACGCGCTACCAGCCGATGGAGAGGAAGTACTAG
- a CDS encoding glycosyltransferase family 4 protein: protein MRIAVVTESFLPTTNGVTNSVCKVLDHLRAEGHEAMVIAPAAGSPREYAGFPVHEVPALAYRQFPVGLPSPTVQRLLADFAPDVVHAASPFLLGAQAIASANRLGIPAVAIFQTDVAGYARRNRLGAATAVAWRIVRWIHEGAELTLVPSSASMHDLESAGIPRLARWGRGVDLVRYHPANRLDPLTADLRARLAPNGEVVVGYVGRIAPEKQVERFAALRGIPGVRFAIVGDGPSTPAAKRALAGMPVTWLGRLGGPELAAAYASFDVFVHTGAEETFGQTLQEAFASGVPVVAPRSGGPIDLVQHGTNGFLFEPSDDEALRSWVNLLGRDAALRARMGEAGRRSVLGRSWQAVCGELVGHYERLSAAASARLS from the coding sequence ATGCGCATTGCCGTCGTCACGGAAAGTTTCCTCCCTACTACTAACGGTGTCACCAACAGCGTCTGCAAGGTGCTCGACCACCTCCGCGCCGAGGGCCACGAGGCCATGGTCATCGCCCCGGCCGCGGGAAGCCCGCGCGAGTACGCCGGATTCCCCGTGCACGAGGTGCCTGCTCTCGCCTACCGTCAGTTCCCCGTGGGCCTGCCGAGCCCGACCGTGCAGCGCCTGCTCGCCGACTTCGCGCCCGACGTCGTGCACGCCGCGTCGCCATTCCTCCTCGGCGCGCAGGCCATCGCCTCGGCGAACCGGCTCGGTATTCCCGCTGTCGCGATTTTCCAGACGGATGTCGCCGGATACGCGCGCCGCAATCGACTGGGAGCGGCCACGGCCGTCGCCTGGCGAATCGTGCGCTGGATCCACGAGGGAGCCGAACTCACGCTCGTGCCGTCGAGCGCGTCGATGCACGACCTCGAGTCGGCCGGAATCCCCCGGCTCGCCCGCTGGGGACGCGGCGTCGACCTCGTGCGCTATCACCCGGCGAACCGCCTCGACCCCCTCACCGCCGACTTGCGCGCGCGGCTCGCCCCGAACGGCGAGGTGGTCGTCGGCTACGTCGGCCGCATCGCGCCCGAGAAACAGGTGGAGCGCTTTGCCGCCCTCCGCGGCATCCCGGGCGTGCGGTTCGCGATCGTCGGCGACGGGCCGTCCACTCCCGCGGCGAAGCGCGCCCTGGCCGGCATGCCGGTCACCTGGCTCGGCCGGCTCGGCGGGCCCGAACTCGCCGCCGCCTACGCGAGCTTCGACGTCTTCGTGCACACCGGTGCCGAGGAGACCTTCGGCCAGACGCTGCAGGAGGCGTTCGCGAGCGGGGTGCCCGTCGTCGCCCCGCGCTCCGGCGGACCGATCGACCTCGTGCAGCACGGGACCAACGGCTTCCTGTTCGAACCGTCCGACGACGAGGCCCTGCGCTCGTGGGTCAACCTGCTCGGCCGGGATGCCGCGCTGCGCGCCCGCATGGGCGAGGCCGGCCGACGCTCCGTGCTGGGCCGGTCGTGGCAGGCGGTCTGCGGCGAGCTCGTCGGGCACTACGAGCGGCTGTCGGCCGCGGCATCCGCCCGCCTGTCGTAG
- a CDS encoding succinate dehydrogenase iron-sulfur subunit — MSTAVLENKPNVPEVIPTFTATLIIRRFDPDVDDEPRWQDFDVEVYGTDRILDALHKIKWEQDGSLTFRRSCAHGICGSDAMRINGRNRLACKTLIKDLDISKPIYVEAIKGLPLEKDLIVDMEPFFESYRQINPFLMASSGTKDGKERKQSPVERARFDDTTKCILCAACTSSCPVFWTDGQYFGPAAIVNAHRFIFDSRDEGAQVRLDILNDKEGVWRCRTTFNCSEACPRGIQVTQAIAEVKQAIMRGKP; from the coding sequence GTGAGTACTGCAGTTCTGGAGAACAAGCCGAACGTTCCGGAGGTCATCCCGACCTTCACGGCGACCCTCATCATCCGTCGGTTCGACCCGGACGTGGACGACGAGCCGCGCTGGCAGGACTTCGACGTCGAGGTGTACGGCACCGACCGTATCCTCGACGCGCTGCACAAGATCAAGTGGGAGCAGGACGGCTCGCTGACCTTCCGTCGCAGCTGCGCCCACGGCATCTGCGGCTCGGACGCCATGCGCATCAACGGCCGCAACCGACTCGCCTGCAAGACGCTGATCAAGGACCTCGACATCTCGAAGCCGATCTACGTCGAGGCGATCAAGGGCCTGCCGCTCGAGAAGGACCTCATCGTCGACATGGAGCCCTTCTTCGAGTCGTACCGCCAGATCAACCCGTTCCTCATGGCCTCCTCGGGCACGAAGGACGGCAAGGAGCGCAAGCAGAGCCCCGTGGAGCGCGCCCGCTTCGACGACACCACCAAGTGCATCCTCTGCGCCGCGTGCACGTCGAGCTGCCCCGTGTTCTGGACCGACGGCCAGTACTTCGGGCCGGCCGCCATCGTCAACGCCCACCGCTTCATCTTCGACTCGCGTGACGAAGGTGCCCAGGTTCGCCTCGACATCCTCAACGACAAGGAAGGCGTCTGGCGCTGCCGCACGACCTTCAACTGCTCCGAGGCGTGCCCCCGCGGCATTCAGGTCACGCAGGCGATCGCCGAGGTCAAGCAGGCGATCATGCGCGGCAAGCCGTAG